From a single Vitis vinifera cultivar Pinot Noir 40024 chromosome 18, ASM3070453v1 genomic region:
- the LOC100247206 gene encoding xanthotoxin 5-hydroxylase CYP82C4: MHACSSRPSTMDPALHLPAFFVFLSLIYVFYAMLGRKKIIKSSKSRDAPEPGGAWPIIGHLHLLGGGDQLLYRTLGAMADKYGPAFNIRLGSRRAFVVSSWEVAKECFTINDKALATRPTTVAAKHMGYNYAVFGFAPYSPFWREMRKIATLELLSNRRLEILKHVRTSEVDMGIRELYGLWVKNSSRPLLVELNRWLEDMTLNVIVRMVAGKRYFGAAAASDSSEARRCQKAISQFFRLIGIFVVSDALPFLWWLDLQGHERAMKTTAKELDSILEGWLEEHRQRRVSSLIKAEGEQDFIDVMLSLQEEGRLSGFQYDSETSIKSTCLALILGGSDTTAGTLTWAISLLLNNRHALKKAQEELDLCVGMERQVEESDVKNLVYLQAIIKETLRLYPAGPLLGPREALDDCTVAGYNVPAGTRLIVNIWKLQRDPSVWTNPCAFQPERFLNAHADVDVKGQQFELMPFGSGRRSCPGVSFALQVLHLTLARLLHAFELSTPVDQPVDMTESSGLTIPKATPLEVLLTPRLNSKLYAF, encoded by the exons ATGCATGCCTGTTCGTCACGGCCATCAACAATGGATCCTGCTCTACATTTGCCTgcattttttgtgtttctttctTTAATCTATGTCTTCTATGCAATGCTTGGAaggaaaaagataataaaaagtaGTAAGAGCAGGGACGCTCCCGAACCAGGTGGTGCATGGCCAATTATTGGCCACCTCCATCTACTAGGAGGAGGTGATCAGCTTCTTTACCGTACACTTGGAGCCATGGCTGATAAGTATGGTCCGGCATTCAATATCCGCCTCGGCAGTCGCCGTGCTTTTGTGGTGAGTAGTTGGGAAGTAGCGAAGGAATGCTTCACCATTAATGACAAAGCACTTGCTACGCGTCCCACTACAGTAGCCGCAAAGCACATGGGCTACAACTATGCGGTATTTGGTTTTGCACCCTACAGCCCTTTCTGGCGTGAGATGCGGAAGATTGCAACACTTGAACTTCTTTCAAATCGTCGGCTTGAGATTCTAAAGCATGTTCGAACTTCAGAAGTTGACATGGGGATTAGGGAACTGTACGGTTTGTGGGTCAAAAACAGCTCCCGTCCATTGCTTGTTGAACTTAATCGATGGTTGGAAGATATGACACTTAACGTGATTGTTAGAATGGTGGCTGGAAAAAGATACTTTGGTGCTGCCGCTGCCTCCGACAGCAGTGAGGCAAGACGGTGCCAGAAAGCAATTAGCCAATTCTTTCGTCTAATCGGCATTTTTGTGGTTTCAGATGCACTTCCATTTCTATGGTGGCTGGATTTGCAGGGGCATGAGAGGGCAATGAAGACGACGGCCAAAGAATTGGATTCCATACTTGAAGGCTGGCTTGAGGAGCATCGCCAAAGAAGAGTTTCTAGTCTGATCAAGGCCGAGGGTGAGCAAGACTTCATTGACGTCATGTTGTCCCTTCAGGAGGAAGGGCGCCTCTCTGGTTTTCAGTATGATTCCGAAACAAGCATCAAGTCCACTTGCCTG GCACTAATCCTAGGTGGCAGTGACACCACAGCAGGCACACTGACGTGGGCCATTTCTTTACTCCTGAACAATCGCCACGCCTTGAAAAAGGCACAAGAAGAACTAGATCTGTGTGTTGGCATGGAAAGGCAAGTGGAAGAGTCAGACGTTAAAAACCTTGTGTATCTTCAAGCAATCATCAAGGAGACCCTTCGCCTCTACCCAGCAGGTCCCCTACTAGGACCCCGAGAGGCGTTGGACGATTGCACAGTCGCTGGCTACAATGTCCCTGCTGGCACTCGCTTAATAGTGAACATATGGAAGCTTCAAAGGGATCCAAGTGTTTGGACAAATCCTTGTGCTTTCCAACCGGAGAGATTTCTCAATGCTCATGCTGATGTTGATGTTAAAGGCCAACAATTTGAACTGATGCCTTTTGGGTCTGGCAGAAGATCGTGCCCTGGAGTTTCATTTGCACTCCAAGTCCTGCACTTGACCCTCGCACGACTCCTTCATGCATTTGAATTGTCAACGCCAGTGGATCAGCCGGTCGACATGACTGAGAGCTCGGGTTTAACCATTCCAAAAGCAACCCCATTAGAGGTCCTCTTGACTCCACGCCTGAACTCCAAGCTCTATGCTTTTTAA